From the Acidicapsa ligni genome, one window contains:
- the acnA gene encoding aconitate hydratase — translation MNTFNSRSKLTSGNREYVYYRLPALQEQGFNLARLPFSLKILLENLVRREDGVNVTAADICFLATWKAEAEPSREIAYMPARVLMQDFTGVPAIVDLAAMRDAMKTLGGDPEKINPLQPAELVIDHSVQVDEFGSPGAYDANALLEFQRNRERYAFLKWGQTAFRNFSAVPPGMGICHQVNLEYLARVVFTNDGTSETVAYPDTLVGTDSHTTMINGLGVLGWGVGGIEAEAAMLGQPVSMLIPQVVGYKLTGKLREGATATDLVLTVTEALRKLGVVGKFVEFYGPGIAELPLADRATISNMAPEYGATCGIFPVDEETLRYLRLTGRNAEQIALVADYYKAQGLFHTADSPEAEYTQTLSLDLATVQPSIAGPKRPQDRLLLSDAGSSFLQQLPSLLGNSAKPLGERAALRWSAATAVQDRELVPQLAAGANEGLDRGFPQSVSQSEGNTVKGRFGINPDDYLDHGSIVIAAITSCTNTSNPSVMIAAGLLAKKAVEKGLTVPPWVKTSLAPGSRVVTDYYQKSGLLPYLEKLRFNVVGYGCTTCIGNSGPLPADVSDSINEHGLVAVSVLSGNRNFEGRVNVDVRANYLMSPPLVVAYAIAGRIDHNFDKDPLGADSNGQPVFLKDIWPSQQEVSESITLGVTSEGFTREYSTVTLGDNNWQGLRFPDGDTYEWEPDSTYIRKAPYFEGITPTPAPVEDIQGARVLAILGDSVTTDHISPAGSIKANGPAGKYLTDHGVKPADFNSYGSRRGNHEVMVRGTFANVRLRNRLAPGTEGGVTRLLPEGTVTSIYDASVAYAERNIPLVILAGKEYGSGSSRDWAAKGPKLLGVRAVIAESFERIHRSNLVGMGILPLQFEPGETVESLGLTGEEIYSFPGLKAMLDTKFESGKTLTVLATRPDGTVKAISTKVRIDTPQEIAYFENGGILQYVLRQLATNN, via the coding sequence ATGAACACGTTCAATAGCCGGTCAAAACTAACCTCCGGCAACCGCGAATACGTCTACTACCGCCTACCCGCGCTCCAGGAACAGGGCTTCAACCTCGCCCGTCTGCCCTTCAGCCTCAAAATCCTGCTCGAAAACCTCGTCCGCCGCGAAGATGGAGTCAACGTCACCGCCGCAGACATCTGCTTCCTCGCCACCTGGAAGGCCGAAGCCGAGCCCAGCCGCGAAATCGCCTACATGCCCGCTCGCGTCCTCATGCAGGACTTCACCGGCGTCCCCGCCATCGTCGATCTCGCCGCCATGCGCGACGCCATGAAGACCCTCGGCGGCGACCCCGAAAAAATCAATCCCCTCCAGCCCGCCGAACTGGTCATCGACCACTCCGTCCAGGTCGATGAATTTGGCTCGCCCGGCGCCTACGACGCCAACGCGCTGCTCGAATTCCAGCGCAACCGCGAGCGCTACGCCTTCCTGAAATGGGGACAGACCGCCTTTCGCAACTTCTCTGCCGTACCTCCCGGTATGGGCATCTGCCACCAGGTCAACCTCGAATACCTCGCCCGCGTAGTCTTCACGAATGACGGCACCAGTGAAACCGTCGCGTACCCGGATACCCTCGTCGGCACCGACTCTCACACCACCATGATCAACGGCCTCGGCGTCCTCGGCTGGGGAGTAGGCGGCATCGAAGCCGAAGCAGCCATGCTCGGCCAGCCCGTCAGCATGTTGATCCCCCAGGTTGTCGGCTACAAACTAACCGGCAAGCTCCGCGAAGGAGCCACCGCCACCGACCTGGTCCTCACCGTCACCGAAGCCCTGCGCAAGCTCGGCGTCGTCGGCAAATTCGTCGAGTTCTACGGCCCCGGCATCGCCGAACTGCCCCTCGCCGACCGCGCCACCATCAGCAACATGGCCCCCGAATACGGCGCCACCTGCGGCATCTTCCCCGTCGATGAAGAAACCCTCCGCTACCTCCGCCTCACCGGCCGCAACGCAGAGCAAATCGCCCTCGTCGCCGACTACTACAAGGCGCAAGGGCTCTTCCACACCGCCGACTCCCCGGAAGCCGAATACACCCAGACCCTATCCCTCGATCTCGCCACCGTCCAGCCCAGCATCGCCGGGCCCAAGCGTCCCCAGGATCGACTCCTGCTCTCCGACGCCGGTTCCAGCTTCCTCCAGCAACTGCCATCCCTGCTCGGCAACTCGGCCAAGCCTCTCGGCGAACGCGCTGCTCTTCGCTGGTCCGCCGCCACCGCCGTTCAGGACAGGGAACTAGTCCCTCAATTAGCCGCCGGAGCCAACGAAGGCCTCGATCGCGGATTCCCGCAATCCGTCAGCCAGAGCGAAGGCAACACGGTTAAAGGAAGATTCGGCATCAACCCCGACGACTACCTCGACCACGGCTCCATCGTCATCGCCGCCATCACCAGTTGCACCAACACCTCAAATCCCTCGGTCATGATCGCCGCCGGACTGTTAGCCAAAAAGGCAGTAGAAAAAGGCCTCACCGTCCCACCGTGGGTCAAAACATCGCTCGCCCCCGGCTCCCGCGTAGTCACCGACTACTACCAGAAGTCCGGCCTGCTCCCCTACCTCGAAAAGCTCCGCTTCAACGTCGTCGGCTACGGCTGCACCACCTGCATCGGTAATTCCGGCCCACTTCCTGCCGACGTCTCCGACAGCATCAATGAACACGGCCTCGTAGCCGTCAGCGTCCTCAGCGGCAACCGTAACTTCGAGGGCCGCGTCAACGTAGATGTCCGCGCCAACTACCTCATGTCCCCGCCGCTGGTCGTCGCCTACGCCATCGCCGGACGCATCGACCACAACTTCGACAAAGATCCACTCGGCGCAGACTCCAACGGCCAGCCCGTCTTCCTCAAAGACATCTGGCCCTCCCAGCAGGAAGTCTCAGAATCCATCACCCTCGGCGTCACCAGCGAAGGCTTCACCCGCGAATACTCCACCGTCACCCTCGGCGACAATAACTGGCAGGGACTGCGCTTCCCCGACGGCGACACCTACGAATGGGAGCCCGACTCCACCTACATCCGCAAAGCTCCCTACTTTGAAGGCATCACACCAACGCCCGCGCCCGTCGAAGACATCCAGGGAGCCCGTGTCCTGGCCATCCTCGGCGACTCCGTCACCACCGACCACATCTCGCCCGCAGGCAGCATCAAAGCCAACGGACCAGCCGGCAAATACCTCACAGATCACGGCGTTAAACCGGCTGACTTCAACAGCTACGGCTCCCGCCGCGGTAATCACGAAGTCATGGTCCGTGGAACGTTCGCGAACGTTAGGCTTCGCAATCGCCTTGCCCCCGGTACCGAAGGCGGCGTAACCCGTCTACTCCCCGAAGGCACCGTAACCTCGATCTACGACGCCAGCGTCGCCTACGCCGAACGCAACATCCCGCTCGTCATCCTCGCAGGCAAGGAATATGGCTCAGGCAGCTCCCGCGACTGGGCAGCCAAGGGGCCGAAACTGCTGGGCGTCCGCGCCGTAATCGCCGAGTCCTTCGAACGCATCCACCGCTCCAACCTCGTCGGCATGGGCATTCTCCCCCTGCAATTCGAACCCGGCGAAACCGTAGAATCCCTCGGCCTAACCGGCGAAGAAATCTACAGCTTCCCCGGCCTAAAAGCCATGCTCGACACCAAGTTCGAAAGCGGCAAAACCCTGACAGTTCTAGCCACAAGACCAGACGGCACAGTAAAAGCAATTTCCACAAAAGTCCGCATCGACACCCCCCAGGAAATCGCCTACTTCGAAAACGGCGGCATCCTCCAATACGTCCTCCGCCAACTAGCCACCAACAACTAA
- a CDS encoding energy transducer TonB family protein, giving the protein MPASQTPINPNTPTPDESSVTPVFSPETREATETEGASEQPTMRGRSTSRYIDYDSHELLEKISQYEDERRWQRIREGIWLSIIAHILFFSALTWIPRYVFHQPQVLDPFDAIKQRKDLTYLDEMPDALKQLQKSKPKLPPLKQSEKIVDKKTLDALKAAENARPKITPPAPRPAESQTQAPPQPQVAQVPQQQQPAPLPPSAAAPTPNPQIALDTPRPSPVPARPNFNLGSQNPADQLRQAMRNSANAGSSGTGMQGGSLNQHSGADGGAEILSDTQGVNFGPYMQRVIRETYRTWDPLIPEEVNPPINKRGEVEIVFTILPNGRLQPHAMLLTGRSGDVALDRAAWGALEGADFPPLPREFHGPYLQLRFRFQYNTR; this is encoded by the coding sequence ATGCCAGCCAGCCAAACGCCAATCAATCCGAACACCCCTACGCCTGATGAATCAAGCGTTACCCCCGTATTTTCTCCGGAAACCCGGGAAGCAACGGAAACCGAGGGCGCTTCCGAGCAGCCGACCATGCGCGGACGCTCCACCTCCCGCTACATCGACTACGACAGTCATGAACTTTTAGAGAAAATCTCGCAATACGAAGATGAACGGCGCTGGCAACGCATCCGCGAAGGCATCTGGCTCTCCATCATCGCCCATATTCTTTTTTTCTCGGCCCTCACCTGGATTCCCCGCTACGTCTTCCATCAGCCGCAGGTACTCGATCCCTTTGACGCCATCAAACAGCGCAAAGACCTCACCTACCTCGACGAAATGCCCGACGCTCTGAAACAGTTGCAGAAGTCCAAACCCAAGCTTCCGCCACTGAAACAAAGCGAAAAAATAGTCGACAAAAAGACCCTCGACGCTCTGAAAGCCGCTGAAAACGCGCGCCCCAAAATCACGCCGCCTGCCCCCAGGCCAGCCGAGTCTCAGACGCAGGCCCCGCCGCAGCCTCAGGTCGCCCAGGTTCCCCAGCAGCAGCAGCCAGCACCGCTGCCGCCCTCAGCCGCCGCCCCCACGCCGAACCCGCAGATCGCGCTCGATACTCCGCGCCCATCGCCGGTACCCGCCAGGCCTAACTTCAATCTCGGCTCACAAAACCCCGCCGACCAGCTCCGCCAGGCCATGCGCAACTCCGCCAACGCCGGCTCCAGCGGCACCGGCATGCAAGGCGGATCGCTCAACCAGCACTCCGGAGCAGACGGCGGCGCGGAAATCCTCTCCGACACACAAGGCGTCAATTTCGGCCCCTACATGCAGCGCGTCATTCGCGAAACCTATCGCACCTGGGACCCGCTCATCCCCGAAGAAGTCAATCCTCCCATCAACAAACGCGGCGAAGTAGAGATCGTCTTCACCATCCTTCCCAACGGACGCCTCCAGCCCCACGCCATGCTGCTCACCGGCCGCTCCGGCGACGTAGCACTCGATCGCGCCGCCTGGGGAGCACTCGAAGGTGCCGACTTCCCCCCACTCCCCCGAGAATTCCACGGCCCCTACCTCCAACTCCGCTTCCGCTTCCAATACAACACCCGCTAA
- a CDS encoding YqaA family protein has protein sequence MKHFFVTLMAKWHLLIMPALLKLGFWGVGLVAIIDTSSLPVPMDALLALLVWQDKGHFWIYCLVASVGSAIGGLVPYGLGRAGGEIFLLKRVNRERFEAMRKRFEKQEFLAVMVPSMLPPPTPWKAFVFAAGVFEMRIVPFMAAVFAGRLVRWLVLSWLVMKLGPTAVDSVANVVKEHLALFLGALVLVFVGIGVWVVLRRRRSGELVG, from the coding sequence TTGAAACATTTTTTTGTAACGTTGATGGCCAAGTGGCATTTGCTGATCATGCCGGCCCTGTTGAAGCTGGGTTTTTGGGGCGTGGGGCTGGTGGCCATTATCGACACGTCGAGCCTGCCGGTGCCGATGGATGCACTGCTGGCGTTGCTGGTGTGGCAGGACAAAGGCCATTTTTGGATCTACTGCCTGGTGGCTTCGGTAGGGTCGGCGATTGGCGGCCTGGTGCCGTATGGGCTGGGGCGGGCGGGCGGAGAGATTTTTCTGCTGAAGCGGGTGAACCGGGAGCGGTTTGAGGCGATGCGGAAGCGGTTTGAGAAGCAGGAGTTTCTCGCGGTGATGGTGCCGAGCATGTTGCCTCCGCCTACGCCGTGGAAGGCTTTTGTGTTTGCCGCGGGCGTGTTCGAGATGCGGATCGTGCCGTTTATGGCTGCGGTGTTTGCGGGGCGGCTGGTGCGGTGGCTGGTGCTTTCCTGGCTGGTGATGAAGCTGGGACCGACTGCTGTAGATTCCGTGGCGAATGTGGTGAAGGAGCATCTTGCGCTGTTTCTGGGGGCGTTGGTGCTGGTTTTTGTGGGGATTGGGGTTTGGGTGGTGCTTCGGCGGCGGAGGAGTGGGGAGTTGGTGGGGTAG
- a CDS encoding molybdopterin molybdotransferase MoeA, whose product MPTPLLTYQEAAEQVQRFIQTRANSTKKLSRPPELVPLDAAPGRVLAQEIRADRDQPPFPRSTRDGFACRAAEASANQFLYLAGQIRAGEAPTKAIAPGELWEIMTGAPVPAGADAVFMVEYAERSPEPASNLVRLAAPRTLQPGENIVPQAAEARAGDMLIPPGIRIGAPHIAMAAQCGYARLAVVPRPRVVILSTGDELVPIASIPGPSQIRNSNSPMLAALVTAAGAEPIVLPTAPDQESATDVAVAQALSSKIDADLFLITGGISAGRFDLVEGALTRARARFFFRGVAIQPGKPIAFGQLPRHGREPLPFFALPGNPISSAATFQLFATPLLAALSNDVSPQPRFALAQLAGNWKGKPGLTRFLPANCDFLLNQSASAPQVRLIPWQGSGDIAAFARSNCYAVIPNQVTTLEDGSPIQILLP is encoded by the coding sequence ATGCCGACCCCGCTCCTCACCTACCAGGAAGCAGCCGAGCAGGTACAGCGCTTCATCCAGACCCGCGCCAACTCCACCAAAAAACTCTCCCGCCCGCCAGAACTCGTCCCCCTCGACGCCGCACCCGGCCGCGTCCTCGCCCAGGAAATCCGAGCCGACCGCGATCAGCCTCCTTTTCCCCGCTCCACCAGGGACGGCTTCGCCTGCCGTGCCGCCGAAGCCAGCGCCAACCAGTTCTTATATCTCGCAGGCCAGATCCGTGCCGGTGAAGCCCCGACCAAAGCCATCGCCCCCGGTGAACTCTGGGAAATCATGACCGGCGCACCCGTCCCCGCCGGAGCAGACGCCGTCTTCATGGTCGAGTACGCCGAGCGCTCTCCCGAACCCGCGTCAAATCTCGTCCGCCTGGCCGCACCCCGCACCCTCCAGCCCGGAGAAAACATCGTTCCCCAGGCCGCCGAAGCCCGCGCCGGAGACATGCTCATCCCGCCCGGCATCCGCATCGGCGCGCCGCATATCGCTATGGCCGCCCAATGCGGCTACGCCAGACTAGCCGTCGTTCCTCGCCCCCGCGTCGTCATCCTCTCCACCGGCGACGAATTAGTCCCCATCGCATCCATTCCCGGCCCCAGCCAGATCCGCAACTCCAACTCCCCCATGCTTGCCGCCCTCGTCACCGCCGCCGGAGCCGAGCCCATCGTCTTGCCCACCGCGCCCGACCAGGAATCCGCCACCGACGTAGCCGTCGCGCAGGCACTCTCCTCAAAAATCGACGCCGATCTCTTCCTCATCACCGGAGGCATCTCCGCAGGCCGCTTCGACCTCGTAGAAGGAGCGCTCACCCGCGCCCGAGCCCGTTTTTTCTTCCGCGGAGTAGCCATTCAACCCGGCAAACCCATAGCCTTCGGCCAGCTCCCCCGCCACGGCCGCGAACCGCTCCCATTCTTCGCCCTGCCCGGTAACCCCATCTCCAGCGCCGCCACCTTCCAACTCTTCGCCACACCTCTGCTGGCAGCCCTGTCGAACGACGTCAGCCCACAACCCCGCTTCGCCCTCGCTCAACTGGCAGGCAACTGGAAAGGGAAACCAGGCCTAACCCGTTTCCTTCCGGCAAATTGTGATTTTTTATTGAACCAATCGGCATCAGCCCCGCAAGTCCGCCTAATCCCCTGGCAAGGCTCCGGAGACATAGCAGCCTTCGCCCGCTCCAACTGCTACGCAGTAATCCCCAACCAAGTCACCACCCTGGAAGACGGCTCCCCAATCCAAATCCTGCTCCCATAA
- a CDS encoding carboxypeptidase regulatory-like domain-containing protein: MRIFRERITKFEQLEIEVTSGGLHAQQPALHPAVRLFKEKKMKLNSLLSLGAAALLSISMAAVAQDTTGKIHGKVTDPTGIVKTAGNVSLSQDGGKTAKYTFPVGADGTFTGTGIAPGSYSLILRLPETPADKFVDEITNVKIVAGQDLALDDDMSRKEYLDKMTPEQRKQVEEFRKKNSEVMSANAVIKNLNADLTAARTANHDKKYDVAEELMAKDVAAKPDATLLWYELGLAQIGLKKWDDATTSLKKVIELDTASKKPSPELQGGAHSALGEVYARNNKPDDATSEYDQAAKINPPKAGFYLTNEAVVFSQTGNADGQAAAADKAIAVDPNNPILYYLKGQALAGKITVDAKSGAYIAPPGCLEAYQKYLDLAPNGQFAAEAKAILQETNTKVKSTYKAPKK, encoded by the coding sequence ATGCGTATCTTCCGGGAACGAATCACGAAGTTTGAACAACTAGAAATCGAAGTGACCAGCGGCGGTCTTCACGCACAGCAACCAGCACTCCACCCCGCCGTCCGGCTCTTCAAGGAGAAAAAGATGAAGCTCAATTCGCTACTTTCGCTCGGTGCAGCCGCCCTGCTCTCAATTTCAATGGCCGCCGTCGCCCAGGACACCACCGGCAAGATCCACGGCAAAGTCACCGACCCCACCGGCATCGTGAAAACAGCCGGCAACGTAAGCCTCTCGCAGGACGGCGGTAAAACCGCGAAATACACCTTCCCCGTCGGCGCGGACGGCACCTTTACCGGCACCGGCATCGCCCCCGGCTCTTACTCCCTCATCCTGCGCCTTCCCGAGACTCCCGCCGACAAATTCGTCGATGAAATTACCAACGTCAAGATCGTCGCCGGACAGGACCTCGCCCTGGACGACGACATGTCCCGCAAGGAATATCTCGACAAAATGACCCCCGAGCAGCGCAAGCAGGTTGAAGAGTTCCGCAAAAAGAACTCTGAAGTGATGAGCGCCAACGCCGTCATCAAGAACCTCAACGCCGATCTCACCGCTGCCCGCACCGCCAATCACGACAAGAAATACGATGTCGCCGAAGAGCTCATGGCCAAAGACGTCGCAGCCAAGCCCGACGCGACCCTGCTCTGGTATGAACTGGGTCTCGCTCAGATCGGCCTCAAGAAGTGGGACGACGCCACCACCTCTCTCAAGAAAGTCATCGAGCTCGACACCGCCTCCAAAAAGCCCAGCCCCGAACTCCAGGGCGGCGCTCACTCCGCGCTCGGCGAAGTCTACGCCCGCAACAACAAGCCTGACGACGCCACCAGCGAATACGATCAGGCCGCCAAGATCAATCCTCCCAAGGCCGGCTTCTACCTCACTAACGAAGCCGTAGTCTTCTCGCAGACCGGCAACGCCGACGGCCAGGCCGCCGCAGCCGACAAGGCAATCGCAGTCGATCCCAACAACCCGATCCTCTACTACCTCAAGGGCCAGGCTCTCGCCGGAAAAATCACCGTAGACGCCAAGTCCGGCGCCTATATCGCACCCCCAGGCTGCCTCGAGGCCTACCAGAAATACCTCGACCTAGCCCCCAATGGACAATTTGCCGCCGAAGCCAAGGCAATCCTCCAGGAAACCAACACCAAAGTAAAATCCACCTACAAAGCCCCAAAGAAGTAA
- the queC gene encoding 7-cyano-7-deazaguanine synthase QueC, translating to MSQLEHRRKSVICLSGGMDSCVTAAIASRETEAYAVHFSYGQRTEAREFEAARAVAHRLKLRDFLHLKIDLFRQIGGSALTDTDIAVPDAGPSEAIGEHIPVTYVPFRNAHFLSAAVSWAEVIGATRIYIGAVEQDSSGYPDCRPAYYAAFQQLINTGTRDGNTDEGIQVLTPLIASSKAEIIRLGLERNAPLDLTWSCYREEQNACGTCESCVLRLRAFAAVGVPDPIPYAQHAYLPGTNHEV from the coding sequence ATGAGCCAGTTAGAACATCGTCGCAAATCCGTAATCTGCCTCTCCGGCGGCATGGATAGCTGCGTCACCGCCGCCATCGCCTCACGCGAGACCGAAGCCTACGCCGTCCATTTCAGCTACGGCCAGCGCACCGAGGCTCGCGAATTTGAAGCCGCCCGCGCCGTCGCCCATCGCCTCAAACTCCGCGACTTCCTCCACCTCAAAATCGATCTTTTCCGCCAGATCGGCGGCTCCGCCCTCACCGACACAGACATAGCCGTTCCCGACGCCGGTCCCTCCGAAGCTATCGGAGAACACATTCCCGTCACCTACGTCCCATTCCGCAACGCCCATTTCCTATCCGCCGCAGTAAGCTGGGCCGAGGTCATCGGAGCCACCCGCATCTACATCGGCGCCGTCGAGCAGGACAGCTCCGGCTATCCCGACTGCCGCCCGGCCTACTACGCAGCCTTCCAGCAGCTCATCAACACCGGCACCCGCGATGGCAATACTGACGAGGGAATTCAGGTACTCACACCCCTCATCGCCAGCAGCAAAGCCGAGATTATCCGCCTTGGCCTTGAACGCAATGCGCCTTTGGATTTAACGTGGTCCTGCTACAGGGAAGAGCAGAATGCTTGCGGTACCTGTGAAAGTTGCGTCTTGCGCCTGCGCGCATTTGCCGCAGTCGGCGTACCCGATCCCATCCCCTACGCGCAGCATGCGTATCTTCCGGGAACGAATCACGAAGTTTGA
- a CDS encoding GNAT family N-acetyltransferase has product MLEDNQKNTIIRAAVSEDVPLILEFIRALAVYEREPDAVTATEADLLRDGFGAEPYFHCLIAERDGRAAGFAFYFFNYSTWTGRPGLYLEDLFVNPEFRGMGIGKALLARVAAIAVEKNCPRLQWEVLDWNTSAVDFYASLGAGFLDEWRNVRMTGEALAKLAAMDVFKEQD; this is encoded by the coding sequence ATGCTTGAAGACAATCAGAAAAATACGATTATTCGTGCGGCTGTCTCTGAGGATGTGCCGTTGATCCTGGAGTTTATTCGGGCGCTGGCGGTGTATGAGCGTGAGCCGGATGCTGTTACTGCGACTGAGGCAGATTTGCTGCGCGATGGGTTTGGTGCTGAGCCTTACTTTCACTGCCTGATTGCGGAGCGGGATGGCAGGGCGGCGGGGTTTGCGTTTTACTTTTTCAACTACTCGACGTGGACGGGACGGCCTGGGTTGTATCTCGAGGATTTGTTTGTGAATCCGGAGTTTCGCGGGATGGGGATCGGCAAGGCTTTACTGGCGCGGGTGGCGGCGATTGCGGTGGAGAAGAATTGTCCGCGATTGCAGTGGGAAGTGTTGGATTGGAATACTTCAGCGGTGGATTTTTATGCTTCGCTGGGAGCGGGTTTTCTGGATGAGTGGCGGAATGTTCGCATGACGGGTGAAGCCCTGGCCAAGCTGGCTGCGATGGATGTTTTCAAGGAGCAGGATTGA
- the trmFO gene encoding methylenetetrahydrofolate--tRNA-(uracil(54)-C(5))-methyltransferase (FADH(2)-oxidizing) TrmFO — translation MKKIRVIGGGLAGPEAALTAAALGCEVELYEMRRMVDGRPLLTPAHQTTEFGELVCSNSLKSESPNTAPWLLKQEMRRAGSKLIALADATAVPAGHALAVDRVEFSRLIAEAIDAEPRIKVIREEVTELGEDPDVLTIVASGPLTSDALSKDIARLTGAEHLAFYDSISPIVDAETIDMDRVYFAARWDKGTADYINCPMTREEYDVFLNALVTAEAAEAKEWEKAEYFEGCLPIEILARRGPDTLRFGPMKPVGLRDPRTGKTPWAVVQLRKENLRADSYNLVGFQNHLKYGEQAKVLRLIPGLENAKFLRYGQIHRNTYISSPQVLDDRLRMKTRPDLFFAGQISGVEGYTESIASGLLAGLYAAAIAHGQEPVATPRQTALGSLVNYITRADSKQFQPANITFDLLVPLEEETRKKVRDKKERHRMVCERALEAFDGWWAEFKTQESLWRILLQER, via the coding sequence TTGAAGAAGATTCGAGTTATTGGCGGCGGCCTGGCTGGGCCTGAGGCTGCGCTTACGGCTGCTGCGCTGGGTTGCGAGGTTGAGCTGTACGAGATGCGGCGGATGGTGGATGGCAGGCCGCTGCTGACTCCGGCACACCAGACTACGGAGTTTGGCGAGTTAGTGTGTTCTAACTCGCTGAAGAGTGAGTCGCCGAATACTGCTCCGTGGCTGTTGAAGCAGGAGATGCGTCGAGCCGGATCGAAGTTGATTGCGCTGGCGGATGCTACGGCGGTGCCAGCGGGTCATGCGCTGGCGGTAGATCGGGTGGAGTTTTCGCGCTTGATTGCTGAGGCTATCGATGCGGAGCCGCGAATCAAAGTTATTCGCGAGGAAGTTACCGAGTTAGGCGAAGACCCGGATGTATTGACGATTGTGGCTTCAGGGCCACTTACTTCGGATGCTTTGAGCAAGGATATTGCGCGGCTTACAGGTGCAGAGCATCTGGCGTTTTATGATTCGATTTCGCCGATTGTGGATGCGGAAACGATTGATATGGATCGCGTGTACTTCGCTGCCCGATGGGACAAGGGGACGGCGGATTACATCAACTGCCCGATGACGCGCGAGGAGTATGACGTCTTTCTGAATGCGCTTGTTACCGCTGAGGCCGCGGAGGCTAAAGAGTGGGAAAAGGCTGAGTATTTTGAAGGGTGCTTGCCGATAGAAATACTTGCGCGAAGGGGGCCGGATACGTTGCGATTTGGGCCGATGAAACCGGTGGGTCTGCGCGATCCGCGTACGGGGAAGACTCCGTGGGCGGTGGTGCAGTTACGCAAGGAAAATCTGCGTGCGGATAGTTATAACTTAGTTGGATTTCAGAATCACTTGAAGTATGGCGAGCAGGCCAAGGTGTTGCGGCTGATTCCGGGGTTAGAGAATGCGAAGTTTCTGCGCTATGGGCAGATTCATCGCAACACGTATATCTCATCGCCGCAGGTGCTGGATGACAGGCTGCGCATGAAGACGCGGCCCGACCTATTTTTTGCGGGGCAGATTTCGGGTGTTGAGGGATATACGGAATCGATCGCTTCGGGGCTGCTGGCGGGGTTATATGCGGCGGCGATTGCGCATGGGCAGGAGCCGGTGGCTACTCCGCGACAGACGGCACTGGGGTCGCTGGTGAATTACATTACGAGGGCAGATTCAAAGCAGTTTCAACCGGCCAATATTACGTTTGACCTACTGGTGCCGCTGGAAGAAGAGACGCGCAAGAAGGTGCGGGACAAGAAGGAACGGCACCGGATGGTGTGTGAGCGGGCGCTGGAGGCTTTTGATGGCTGGTGGGCTGAGTTCAAGACCCAGGAGTCCTTATGGAGAATTCTCTTGCAGGAACGCTGA
- a CDS encoding ankyrin repeat domain-containing protein, translated as MENSLAGTLIAELCDGRTDRVIDLIGLGIGADAVDADGVPLMRRCAYFGDVSAVRYLVEHGASPELLGDNFDLDSAAFHGHWQLCRFLIECGADVNKRQAESDETPLHAALCTTEREAHDRVLSVLLAAGADPNCKTKPDAETGGFMRDCRTKGETPLHRAAAFGTEGTIQMLLDAGAQIDAKDMHGDSPLSWGSWYLRPTPILRMLCYGPYRIHPRNGSMRENLLGDPHR; from the coding sequence ATGGAGAATTCTCTTGCAGGAACGCTGATTGCCGAGCTGTGTGATGGGCGAACGGATCGAGTGATCGATCTGATTGGCCTTGGGATCGGTGCGGATGCGGTGGATGCGGATGGTGTTCCGCTGATGCGGCGATGCGCTTACTTTGGGGATGTGAGCGCTGTTCGATACCTGGTGGAGCATGGCGCTTCGCCGGAGTTGCTTGGGGATAATTTCGATCTGGATAGCGCTGCTTTTCATGGGCATTGGCAGCTTTGCCGATTTTTGATTGAGTGCGGTGCGGATGTGAATAAGCGACAAGCGGAGTCGGATGAGACTCCGCTGCATGCGGCGCTTTGTACGACGGAGCGGGAGGCGCATGACCGGGTGTTGAGCGTGTTGCTAGCTGCGGGAGCTGATCCGAATTGTAAGACGAAGCCAGATGCGGAGACGGGCGGTTTTATGCGGGATTGCCGGACTAAGGGTGAGACTCCGCTGCACAGGGCTGCGGCGTTTGGGACTGAAGGAACGATCCAGATGTTGCTGGATGCCGGAGCGCAGATCGATGCGAAGGACATGCATGGGGATTCTCCGTTGAGCTGGGGTAGCTGGTATTTGCGGCCGACGCCGATTTTGCGGATGCTTTGTTATGGGCCTTATCGGATTCATCCGCGGAACGGGTCGATGCGGGAGAATTTGTTGGGGGATCCGCATCGTTGA